The following are encoded in a window of Prevotella melaninogenica genomic DNA:
- a CDS encoding AAA family ATPase gives MCKKFVYGVAVSDYNFIGREVETKRLMNNFRGGINTILMSPRRLGKTSLVMRVCEKLKSEDIITIYLDIFGCKSEYDFYNRLASEVLKQTASKQSMWLEEAKEFLYRLTPKISFSPEPNSDFAISLGITPKTHTPEEVLEMAEKIAIKKGKQIVVCIDEFQQIGEMTDSKHVQARLRSVWQHQKHVSYCLFGSKHHLMSSIFLHRSMPFYQFGDLIVLDKIPSAEWVEYIVSHFADGKRTISSALAEEICSFTDNYSAYVQQLSWLVYTQKEEGETVDETDIKQATDDLLATNEVLFMQMVEPLSEYQLNFLRALCSGVTKDFGLAKIREKYQLGSYSNINRLQKALLERDLIEKRGTELAITDPVFAKWFQRKMMF, from the coding sequence ATGTGCAAGAAATTTGTTTATGGAGTAGCTGTTTCCGATTATAACTTCATAGGAAGAGAAGTGGAAACAAAGCGATTGATGAATAATTTCAGAGGTGGTATCAATACCATTCTGATGTCTCCTCGGCGACTGGGAAAGACTTCCTTGGTGATGCGTGTGTGTGAAAAGCTGAAGTCAGAAGATATTATTACGATTTATTTAGACATCTTTGGATGTAAGAGCGAATATGACTTTTACAACCGTTTGGCGTCAGAAGTACTGAAGCAGACGGCATCAAAGCAGAGTATGTGGCTCGAGGAGGCAAAGGAGTTTTTGTACAGACTTACGCCAAAGATATCATTCAGTCCAGAACCGAACAGTGATTTTGCTATTTCTTTGGGTATAACACCGAAGACGCATACGCCAGAAGAAGTGCTTGAGATGGCTGAAAAGATTGCCATAAAGAAAGGAAAGCAGATTGTTGTCTGTATTGATGAGTTCCAACAGATAGGTGAGATGACTGATAGTAAGCATGTACAGGCACGATTAAGGAGTGTATGGCAACATCAGAAGCATGTATCTTACTGTCTTTTCGGTAGTAAGCATCACTTGATGAGTAGCATCTTCCTACACCGCAGTATGCCTTTCTATCAGTTTGGCGACTTGATAGTACTCGACAAGATACCATCGGCTGAGTGGGTGGAGTATATTGTCAGTCATTTTGCAGATGGTAAGAGGACTATCAGTTCAGCCCTTGCGGAAGAGATATGCAGCTTCACCGACAACTATTCAGCCTATGTTCAGCAGTTATCTTGGCTCGTTTATACACAGAAGGAAGAAGGAGAGACAGTGGATGAAACCGATATCAAGCAGGCTACAGACGACCTTTTAGCAACGAATGAGGTACTCTTTATGCAGATGGTTGAACCCCTCTCGGAGTATCAACTTAACTTTCTGCGTGCCTTATGCTCTGGTGTTACGAAGGACTTTGGACTTGCAAAGATACGAGAGAAATATCAATTGGGGAGTTACTCGAATATCAACCGATTGCAGAAAGCACTCCTTGAGCGTGACTTGATAGAAAAACGTGGGACAGAGTTGGCTATTACTGACCCTGTTTTTGCCAAGTGGTTTCAACGAAAAATGATGTTTTAA
- a CDS encoding phosphatase PAP2 family protein has product MKQFIIDLFKLEKKPVKGLMAYEWVVMAYLVLTLIVIFFMYTTINNPQAMIFGRLRIVALTAAMWVVYRLAPCRATRFLRVGVQLGLLAWWYPDTFEINRHLPNLDHLFAQWEQDLFGCQPALLFSKALPGHLFSELFDMGYAAYYPMIAATAVYYFGWYYKEFNRATFIILSSFFIYYIVFIFVPVTGPTFYYKAIGLQNVTAGIFPNVHDYFNHHQECLPSPGYTDGIFYHLVEDAKAAGERPTAAFPSSHVGVSTICMLLLWHDRNYKLLAILAPFYLLLCCATVYIQAHYLIDAIAGFITAVILFAILLRISRKMITA; this is encoded by the coding sequence ATGAAACAATTCATCATAGACTTATTTAAATTAGAAAAGAAGCCCGTAAAGGGTCTTATGGCATACGAATGGGTGGTAATGGCTTACTTGGTGCTGACACTCATCGTCATCTTCTTTATGTACACCACCATTAACAACCCGCAGGCAATGATCTTCGGGCGTCTACGCATCGTCGCTTTGACGGCTGCTATGTGGGTGGTTTATCGCTTAGCTCCCTGTAGGGCGACTCGTTTCCTACGTGTTGGCGTACAGTTAGGACTGCTTGCTTGGTGGTATCCTGACACCTTTGAAATCAATAGACACCTGCCCAACCTCGACCATCTATTTGCGCAATGGGAGCAAGACCTCTTTGGTTGTCAGCCAGCCCTACTCTTCTCAAAGGCTTTGCCGGGACATCTCTTCAGCGAGTTGTTCGATATGGGCTATGCAGCCTACTATCCTATGATAGCCGCAACGGCTGTTTATTACTTCGGATGGTACTATAAGGAGTTTAATAGAGCTACCTTTATCATCCTCTCTTCCTTCTTTATTTATTACATCGTATTCATCTTCGTGCCTGTAACAGGACCTACCTTCTATTACAAGGCGATAGGTTTGCAGAACGTGACAGCGGGTATCTTCCCTAATGTTCACGACTACTTCAACCATCATCAGGAGTGTTTACCAAGCCCCGGATATACTGATGGCATTTTCTATCACCTCGTTGAGGATGCTAAGGCTGCTGGTGAGCGTCCTACTGCAGCCTTCCCAAGCTCACACGTTGGTGTTAGCACTATCTGTATGTTGCTCCTTTGGCACGACCGCAACTATAAACTTTTAGCTATCCTTGCACCTTTCTATCTTCTGCTTTGCTGTGCCACTGTTTATATTCAAGCGCATTATCTCATTGATGCCATCGCTGGTTTCATCACTGCAGTTATCCTCTTCGCCATCCTCCTACGCATATCACGTAAGATGATAACGGCGTAA
- a CDS encoding NAD-dependent epimerase/dehydratase family protein: MKKILITGASGFIGSFIVEEALRKGMETWAVVRRTSSREYLQDERIHFIELDFSSVDKLKEQLSGHQFDYVVHAAGVTKCLNKEDFFRVNRDGTRNFVQALQELNQPLERFVFLSSLSIFGAIREQQPYKEIEPTDTPRPNTAYGKSKLEAEQLLPSSFPYIILRPTGVYGPREKDYFLMAKSIKGHSDFAVGYKQQDITFVYVKDVVQATFLALDHGKIGSAYFLSDGNVYQSTTFSDLIHEELGRPWWIRITAPIWVLRVVTFFGDLIGHATGKISALNNDKYQILKQRNWRCNIRPAIEELGYKPEYDLQRGVKETIEWYKKEGWL, from the coding sequence ATGAAAAAGATACTTATAACAGGCGCATCGGGCTTCATAGGCTCCTTTATCGTGGAGGAAGCACTGCGCAAGGGTATGGAAACTTGGGCGGTAGTACGCCGTACTTCCTCACGAGAATACCTACAAGATGAGCGTATTCACTTCATAGAACTTGACTTCTCATCTGTTGACAAGCTAAAAGAACAGCTCTCTGGACATCAGTTTGACTATGTTGTTCATGCCGCTGGTGTGACAAAATGCTTAAACAAAGAGGATTTCTTCCGTGTCAATCGAGATGGTACGCGCAACTTCGTACAGGCGCTGCAGGAACTTAATCAGCCTTTGGAGCGTTTTGTTTTCCTCTCAAGCCTTAGCATCTTCGGTGCTATCAGAGAGCAACAACCTTATAAGGAGATTGAGCCAACAGACACTCCTCGACCTAACACGGCTTACGGTAAGAGTAAGTTGGAGGCTGAACAGTTGTTGCCTTCGTCCTTTCCTTATATCATCTTGCGCCCAACAGGCGTATATGGACCACGTGAGAAGGATTACTTCCTAATGGCAAAGAGCATCAAGGGGCATAGCGACTTTGCTGTTGGTTATAAGCAGCAGGATATCACCTTCGTATATGTTAAGGACGTGGTACAGGCTACCTTCCTTGCACTTGACCACGGAAAGATAGGCAGTGCCTACTTCCTAAGTGATGGGAACGTCTATCAGAGTACTACCTTTAGCGACCTTATCCACGAGGAGTTAGGTCGTCCTTGGTGGATTCGCATCACAGCTCCGATATGGGTATTACGTGTTGTCACGTTCTTTGGCGACCTTATTGGACATGCGACAGGTAAGATTTCGGCTTTAAACAACGACAAATACCAGATTCTAAAGCAGCGTAACTGGCGTTGTAACATCCGCCCAGCGATTGAAGAGTTAGGTTATAAGCCTGAATATGACCTCCAACGAGGCGTGAAAGAGACTATTGAATGGTATAAAAAAGAAGGCTGGCTATAG
- the rnr gene encoding ribonuclease R, whose protein sequence is MRKEKKSSKRLTKKQLAEKLMSFFQTQPDETFSFKQIFHALKLTTHPAKMLAIDVMEELAWDDFLSKVGESAYTLNTKGQVQEGTFIRKANGKNTFLPEDGGTPVFVSERNSMAALNGDQVRVQFMARRQNHIKEAMVIAILQRKKDTFVGRLRVEKDIAFLVTQENLFIHDILIPKKKLKGGKTDDRALVKITKWPDADHKNLVGEVVDVLGEAGDNDVEMNTILAQYGLPYKYPKRVEDAAEKISAEITAQDYAEREDFRDVWTCTIDPRDAKDFDDALSIRKLESGLWEVGVHIADVSHYVKEGDIIDREAQQRATSVYLVDRTIPMLPERLCNFICSLRPDEEKLAFSCIFNLDDEANVKAYRIVHTVIKSNRRYAYEEAQQILEDNGVVDGTGEPAPTPGKAGYKGENAEQIITLDRLAKLIRCRRMKAGSVKFDSEELHFDIDEKGKPIRCYFKRSKDANKLIEEFMLLANKTVAESVGIVKKGKKAKTLPYRVHDNPDPQKFENLREFTAKFGYKLKSASTKGATARALNKLMDEVQGKREEKVIQTIALRSMMKAKYTTHNIGHFGLAFDYYTHFTSPIRRYPDTMVHRLITRYQNGGRSANKEHYEELCEHCSDMELVAQNAERDSIKYKMVEFMSEHIGECYDAHISGIQSFGIYAEIDENHCEGMIPMRDLDDDYYDFDEKNYCLVGRRRHHVYQLGDPIRIQVAKADLERRQLDFALDDGRPLKAKQAVAEYAVNRKNDRKSSKRGSKSRRRK, encoded by the coding sequence ATGAGGAAAGAAAAGAAAAGCAGCAAGCGATTGACTAAGAAGCAGCTTGCAGAGAAACTCATGAGTTTCTTTCAGACACAACCCGACGAGACATTTAGCTTTAAACAGATATTCCATGCACTCAAACTGACCACCCATCCAGCCAAAATGTTGGCGATAGATGTGATGGAGGAATTGGCGTGGGACGACTTCCTTTCAAAGGTTGGAGAGAGTGCTTACACGTTGAATACCAAGGGACAGGTGCAGGAAGGTACCTTTATCCGTAAGGCGAATGGTAAGAATACATTCCTGCCAGAGGATGGTGGTACACCAGTCTTTGTCTCTGAGCGTAATTCTATGGCGGCTTTGAATGGCGACCAAGTGAGAGTTCAGTTCATGGCACGCCGTCAGAACCATATAAAAGAGGCAATGGTCATCGCGATACTGCAACGGAAGAAAGACACCTTCGTTGGAAGGTTGCGGGTCGAGAAGGACATTGCCTTTCTTGTAACGCAGGAGAATCTCTTTATTCATGACATCCTTATCCCTAAGAAGAAACTAAAGGGAGGAAAGACAGACGACCGTGCTTTGGTGAAGATTACCAAGTGGCCTGATGCCGATCATAAGAACCTTGTGGGCGAAGTGGTGGACGTCTTGGGTGAAGCTGGTGACAATGATGTGGAGATGAATACCATCCTTGCACAGTATGGATTGCCTTATAAGTATCCTAAACGTGTCGAGGATGCTGCCGAGAAGATAAGTGCTGAGATCACAGCACAAGACTATGCGGAACGTGAAGACTTCCGTGACGTATGGACTTGTACGATAGATCCACGCGATGCGAAGGACTTTGACGATGCACTTTCTATCCGAAAGTTAGAGAGTGGACTGTGGGAAGTGGGCGTACATATTGCTGACGTGTCGCATTATGTCAAAGAAGGAGATATTATTGACCGTGAAGCGCAACAGCGTGCAACGTCAGTTTATCTCGTAGACCGTACTATCCCGATGCTTCCAGAGCGTCTTTGTAACTTTATCTGTTCGCTCCGTCCAGACGAAGAGAAGCTTGCTTTCAGTTGTATCTTCAACCTTGACGATGAAGCAAACGTAAAGGCTTACCGCATTGTGCACACGGTTATCAAGTCAAATCGTCGTTATGCCTATGAAGAGGCACAGCAGATATTGGAAGACAACGGTGTTGTTGATGGTACAGGTGAGCCTGCTCCAACCCCAGGAAAGGCAGGATATAAAGGCGAGAATGCCGAGCAAATCATTACACTCGACCGTCTTGCGAAGTTGATTCGTTGTCGTCGTATGAAGGCAGGAAGTGTTAAGTTCGATTCAGAAGAACTCCACTTCGACATTGATGAGAAGGGTAAGCCTATCCGTTGTTACTTTAAGCGATCAAAGGATGCCAACAAGTTGATTGAAGAGTTTATGCTCTTGGCTAATAAGACAGTAGCAGAAAGCGTTGGAATCGTGAAGAAAGGCAAGAAAGCAAAGACCCTTCCTTATCGTGTTCATGACAATCCTGACCCACAGAAGTTCGAGAACTTGCGTGAATTTACAGCCAAGTTCGGTTATAAACTCAAGTCTGCAAGCACGAAGGGAGCCACTGCTCGTGCGTTGAATAAGCTGATGGACGAGGTACAAGGCAAACGTGAAGAGAAGGTAATACAGACGATTGCACTCCGTTCGATGATGAAGGCGAAGTATACCACGCACAACATTGGTCACTTCGGACTTGCTTTTGATTATTACACCCACTTCACCTCGCCTATTCGTCGTTATCCTGACACGATGGTTCATCGCTTGATAACACGCTATCAGAACGGTGGTCGCTCGGCTAATAAGGAACATTACGAGGAGCTTTGTGAGCATTGTTCAGACATGGAACTCGTTGCACAGAATGCAGAACGCGACTCTATCAAGTATAAGATGGTTGAGTTTATGAGCGAGCATATCGGTGAATGCTATGATGCACACATCTCTGGTATACAAAGTTTCGGCATCTATGCGGAGATTGATGAGAACCATTGCGAGGGTATGATACCAATGCGTGACCTCGACGATGACTATTACGATTTCGACGAGAAGAACTATTGTCTTGTTGGTCGTCGTCGTCACCATGTCTACCAGCTTGGTGATCCTATCCGCATACAGGTGGCTAAGGCCGATTTAGAGCGTAGACAACTCGACTTCGCACTTGATGATGGTCGCCCATTAAAGGCAAAGCAGGCTGTTGCTGAGTATGCTGTAAATAGGAAGAACGACCGAAAGAGCAGCAAGCGTGGTAGCAAGAGCCGCAGAAGAAAGTAG
- the trhA gene encoding PAQR family membrane homeostasis protein TrhA translates to MRRKIFFSHKEELWNSWSHSGGIVLGVVFGTIFLVWCSKERSGWATAGVILYLVGMLFSYITSTVYHALSAHSVWKERLRKWDHAAIYWHIAGSYSPITLIALRNQGAWGWGLFAFVWLCAILGTISSFRKLRDHSNLETLTFIGMGLSVLVAFKPLVDALETQSLVWIFAEGVMYITGALFYSLNKRKYMHTVFHFFVLAGSICHIIAVWGILMEYL, encoded by the coding sequence GTGAGACGAAAGATATTCTTTTCACACAAAGAGGAACTATGGAACTCATGGAGTCATAGTGGAGGAATCGTACTGGGCGTAGTGTTCGGTACGATTTTCCTTGTTTGGTGCTCTAAGGAGCGGTCTGGTTGGGCAACAGCAGGTGTGATATTATATCTTGTCGGGATGCTTTTCAGTTATATCACATCGACCGTCTATCATGCCCTCTCTGCCCATTCCGTATGGAAAGAACGGTTGCGAAAGTGGGACCATGCAGCCATCTATTGGCACATAGCAGGCTCTTATTCGCCCATAACACTGATAGCCTTGCGCAATCAAGGTGCTTGGGGCTGGGGTTTGTTTGCCTTTGTATGGCTCTGTGCGATACTTGGCACCATTTCATCCTTCCGTAAACTGCGTGACCATAGTAACTTAGAAACGTTGACATTCATTGGTATGGGACTATCTGTATTGGTCGCTTTCAAGCCATTAGTCGATGCTTTGGAAACGCAATCGCTCGTCTGGATCTTTGCAGAAGGAGTCATGTATATCACCGGTGCACTGTTTTATTCGCTCAATAAGCGTAAGTATATGCACACAGTATTCCACTTCTTCGTCCTCGCAGGTAGTATTTGTCACATCATAGCCGTGTGGGGAATCCTAATGGAATACCTATGA
- a CDS encoding C1 family peptidase — protein MKKSIFVFLTCLVLVSCGQQRSNISFPEEKFTVDLRLPTTPVKDQGSSSLCWVYGMLATLETEHIMRGDSINLSPDYVARMYLSEQASRRRLLPNKIVQKEAGITTRGMCTMALDLIQTYGLQHYDAYRHKLNMDYNVLCRKLDKGNDAEKLLDKYIGPLPKQVFMLGALYTPLEFAHSVCTDDEYIALTSFTHHPYGQRFPLEVPDNYFHDTFLNVPLDTMMNRIVQSLRSGHPVCWEGDTSEPGFLFGNGFAVLKHEDKKVTAERRQASFEAHRTTDDHVMEIVGLAHDQHGRRFFLCKNSWGTANRYHGFMFLSENYVRMKTIAVVLRAI, from the coding sequence ATGAAGAAAAGTATCTTTGTATTCTTGACATGTTTAGTGTTAGTAAGCTGTGGGCAGCAACGGAGCAACATCTCTTTTCCAGAAGAGAAGTTCACAGTCGACTTGCGACTTCCTACTACCCCAGTGAAGGATCAAGGGTCGAGTTCGCTCTGCTGGGTCTATGGAATGCTTGCAACCCTTGAAACAGAGCATATCATGCGGGGCGATTCTATAAACCTAAGTCCTGACTATGTGGCACGTATGTACCTTAGTGAGCAGGCAAGTCGTCGCCGTTTACTCCCTAATAAGATTGTTCAGAAGGAGGCTGGTATTACAACGCGTGGTATGTGTACTATGGCACTCGACCTTATACAAACCTACGGTTTGCAGCATTATGATGCCTATCGTCATAAGCTAAATATGGACTATAACGTTCTTTGTCGTAAGTTGGATAAGGGCAATGATGCGGAGAAACTATTGGATAAGTATATCGGTCCGCTACCTAAACAGGTCTTTATGTTAGGCGCATTATACACTCCATTAGAGTTTGCACATAGCGTATGCACTGATGATGAGTACATAGCACTAACCAGTTTCACACATCATCCTTACGGACAACGCTTTCCTTTGGAAGTACCTGATAATTACTTTCATGACACTTTCCTCAATGTTCCACTCGACACGATGATGAACCGCATTGTTCAGAGTCTACGTTCAGGACATCCAGTGTGTTGGGAAGGCGACACGTCAGAGCCTGGTTTCTTATTTGGAAATGGTTTTGCTGTGTTGAAACATGAAGACAAAAAGGTGACAGCTGAGCGTCGACAGGCTTCTTTTGAAGCGCATCGTACAACCGATGACCATGTTATGGAAATCGTAGGCCTGGCTCATGACCAACACGGTCGTCGCTTCTTCCTCTGCAAGAATAGTTGGGGAACAGCCAATCGCTACCATGGTTTTATGTTCTTAAGTGAGAACTATGTGCGCATGAAGACTATTGCTGTGGTGCTACGAGCTATTTAA
- a CDS encoding RNA methyltransferase, whose product MRKLRTIEMNRLSLEEFKEADKLPLIVVLDDVRSLHNVGSVFRSADAFRVEAVYLCGITATPPNAEIHKTALGGEDSVDWRYFERTEDAIEELHRQGVFVYSVEQVEDSTKLQELNTQNPTNHQHPTPNTQHPSPHYAIVLGNEVKGVKQSVVDMSDGCLEIPQFGTKHSLNVSVTTGIVIWEFARQLLIK is encoded by the coding sequence ATGAGAAAACTACGCACAATAGAAATGAATAGGCTTTCCCTTGAAGAGTTCAAGGAAGCTGATAAACTGCCACTCATCGTTGTGTTAGACGATGTGCGGTCGTTACATAATGTGGGAAGTGTCTTCCGTTCGGCTGATGCTTTCCGCGTGGAAGCTGTCTATCTATGCGGTATCACTGCCACACCACCAAACGCTGAGATTCATAAGACGGCACTCGGTGGTGAGGATTCAGTTGACTGGCGTTACTTTGAACGTACAGAGGATGCTATCGAAGAACTCCATCGTCAAGGCGTATTTGTATATAGTGTGGAACAGGTGGAAGACTCAACAAAACTGCAGGAACTCAACACACAGAACCCAACAAACCATCAACACCCAACACCCAACACCCAACACCCATCCCCCCACTACGCTATCGTGCTGGGCAACGAGGTGAAAGGTGTAAAGCAAAGTGTCGTGGATATGAGCGACGGCTGCCTTGAAATTCCACAGTTCGGCACCAAACACTCATTGAATGTTAGTGTAACAACCGGTATTGTCATTTGGGAGTTTGCTCGTCAGCTACTTATAAAGTAG